Proteins encoded within one genomic window of Candidatus Hydrogenedentota bacterium:
- a CDS encoding ACT domain-containing protein, producing the protein MKIQQISVFLENKPGRTLRVCEVLAGAGVDILTLTLADTKDFGVFHLIVRDPAKTKQVLADAGYAVNTTDVIAVEVEDRPGGLASILAVLAEHAVNIAYMYAFTHGADRKAVIIIVFDDPGAALAVLQTAGARTLTLAELGGRAGT; encoded by the coding sequence ATGAAAATACAGCAGATATCCGTCTTTCTCGAAAACAAGCCCGGGCGCACCCTGCGCGTCTGCGAGGTGCTCGCCGGCGCCGGCGTCGACATCCTTACGCTGACCTTGGCCGACACCAAGGATTTCGGCGTGTTTCATCTCATCGTGCGCGACCCGGCGAAAACGAAGCAGGTGCTCGCCGATGCGGGATACGCCGTCAACACCACCGATGTTATCGCGGTCGAAGTCGAGGACCGGCCCGGCGGGCTCGCTTCGATCCTCGCCGTGCTCGCGGAACACGCCGTCAACATTGCCTACATGTATGCCTTCACGCACGGTGCGGACCGCAAGGCGGTCATTATCATCGTCTTCGACGACCCGGGCGCGGCATTGGCCGTGCTGCAGACAGCAGGCGCGCGTACGCTGACGCTCGCGGAACTCGGCGGGCGCGCGGGCACGTAG
- a CDS encoding phenylacetate--CoA ligase: MKANPEAVPRLQAISAMDFLPQAQLRALQRDRLQTIVRHTFDNVQLFRERMLERGLTPDAISSLEDIQRLPFTVKTDLRDTYPFGLFAVPMKDVVRLHASSGMTGKPIVVSYTRQDKDMWAEVMMRAFASYGVTQNDIVQNAYGYGLFTGGLGAHYGAEALGAMVIPISSGNTDRQLMTIRDFGVTVICSTPSYFLRLIERAGELGIDLMSLPLSVGVFGAEPWTEAMRKRIENGAGIKAYDIYGLSEIIGPGVGAECYCQHGLHIFEDHFYPEIIDPRTLEPLADGEEGELVFTTLTKWAMPMIRYRTRDITRIIAEPCPCGRTVRRIARISRRSDDMIIIRGVNVFPSQVEAALLAAEETLPHYQIVLTNDGTLDRMEVQVEVTPAILSDKVGALRELQERLAQSIERIVNLRIPVRLVEPNTIARSEGKARRVIDNRPK; this comes from the coding sequence ATGAAGGCGAACCCGGAGGCCGTGCCGAGGCTGCAGGCCATCAGCGCGATGGATTTTCTGCCGCAGGCGCAGTTGCGCGCCCTGCAACGGGACCGGCTGCAAACCATTGTGCGGCACACGTTCGACAATGTGCAGCTGTTCCGTGAACGCATGTTGGAGCGGGGCCTCACGCCAGACGCAATCTCGTCGCTGGAGGATATTCAGCGGCTGCCGTTCACGGTCAAAACCGACCTTCGAGACACGTACCCCTTTGGCCTCTTCGCGGTGCCCATGAAGGACGTGGTGCGGCTTCACGCATCGAGTGGCATGACCGGCAAGCCGATTGTCGTATCCTACACGCGGCAGGACAAGGACATGTGGGCGGAGGTGATGATGCGCGCCTTCGCGTCCTACGGCGTGACGCAGAACGACATCGTGCAGAACGCGTACGGGTACGGCTTGTTCACCGGTGGTCTCGGCGCGCACTACGGCGCGGAAGCACTCGGAGCCATGGTGATTCCCATTTCAAGCGGCAACACCGACCGGCAACTGATGACCATTCGCGATTTTGGCGTCACCGTGATCTGCTCGACGCCCAGCTATTTCCTGCGGCTCATCGAGCGCGCCGGCGAACTGGGCATCGACCTCATGTCGTTGCCGCTCTCCGTCGGCGTTTTCGGCGCGGAACCCTGGACCGAGGCCATGCGCAAACGCATCGAGAACGGCGCGGGCATCAAGGCCTACGACATCTACGGCCTTTCGGAGATTATCGGGCCGGGCGTCGGCGCGGAGTGCTACTGCCAGCACGGGCTGCACATTTTCGAGGACCATTTCTACCCCGAGATTATAGACCCGCGGACGCTTGAACCGCTGGCCGACGGCGAGGAGGGCGAACTGGTCTTTACCACGCTAACGAAGTGGGCGATGCCGATGATCCGCTATCGCACCCGGGATATCACGCGGATTATCGCCGAACCGTGCCCCTGCGGGCGCACGGTGCGGCGCATTGCGCGGATCAGCCGTCGCAGCGACGACATGATTATCATCCGCGGCGTGAACGTGTTCCCGTCGCAGGTCGAGGCCGCGCTGCTCGCGGCGGAAGAGACGCTGCCGCATTACCAGATCGTGCTGACGAACGACGGCACGCTGGACCGCATGGAAGTGCAGGTGGAAGTAACGCCCGCAATACTCAGCGACAAAGTCGGCGCCCTCCGCGAACTCCAGGAGCGGCTGGCGCAGTCTATCGAGCGTATCGTGAACCTGCGCATCCCCGTGCGCCTTGTCGAACCCAACACCATCGCGCGCAGCGAAGGCAAGGCCAGGCGCGTGATCGACAACCGGCCGAAATGA
- a CDS encoding 2-oxoacid:acceptor oxidoreductase family protein has translation MSRDKVTNVVFAGLGGTGVIKASDILAHAAYLEGYDVKKAEVHGMSQRGGSVRSEVRFGRRVFSPMPPAGEVEYLVLLEASQLDNNRHLLAPGGLLFAPEAMELPEGSDGLAIAQPGGKAHNVTMLGRLSVHLPLKADSWAQAIEASFPARLLDVNRKAFQVGAAHERARYGDRAAGVP, from the coding sequence ATGAGCAGGGATAAGGTCACGAACGTCGTTTTCGCGGGGCTGGGAGGCACGGGCGTTATCAAGGCGTCGGACATCCTGGCGCATGCCGCCTATCTCGAAGGCTACGACGTAAAGAAAGCGGAAGTGCACGGTATGAGCCAGCGCGGCGGCTCCGTGCGCAGTGAAGTGCGGTTCGGCCGGCGCGTGTTCAGTCCGATGCCGCCCGCGGGCGAAGTGGAGTACCTGGTGCTGCTCGAAGCATCCCAGTTGGACAACAACCGGCACCTGCTCGCGCCGGGCGGGCTGTTGTTCGCGCCGGAAGCCATGGAACTTCCGGAAGGGAGCGACGGACTCGCCATCGCGCAGCCGGGCGGCAAGGCGCACAACGTGACCATGCTCGGCCGGTTGAGCGTGCACCTGCCGTTGAAAGCGGACTCGTGGGCGCAAGCCATCGAAGCCTCGTTTCCAGCGCGCTTGCTGGACGTTAACCGGAAGGCGTTTCAGGTGGGCGCGGCGCATGAACGGGCCCGCTACGGGGACCGCGCGGCGGGCGTGCCGTAA